The DNA segment ATGTTACGTAATCGTCTAAAAGAAGGTAAAGATGTTTCCCTACTTATCCCGGAAAGTGTAAAAACGTATATTCGTCAGGAGAAGTTGTATGAATAGAGATGATTTGTTAAATGCTATACGTACAAGAATGCCTGAAAAAAGATATGTGCATACTTTAGGAGTAATGGAAACTGCTATTGGATTAGCGAAAGTGTATGGTGAATCTGAAAAAGCTGCAGAACTTGCTGCTATTTTACATGATGTCGTGAAATTTGCAGATCGAGACTGGATGAAACAAACCATGATCGAACAGCAAATGGAGCCAACACTTTTAACATTTCACCATGAATTGTGGCATGCTCCTGTGGGGGCATTCCTAGCTCAGCAGGAATTTGGGGTAACAAATCAAGATGTCTTAAATGCAATTTGCTACCATACCACTGGTCGTAAATATATGTCCAAACTTGAGAAAATCATTTATTGTGCTGATATGATTGAACCAAATCGAAAATTTTCAGGTGTCGATGAATTAAGACAGCAAGCTGACCAAGGACTCGAATTATTAATGAAGGCTTGTGTAAAACATTCCATTCAATTTTTAATAAAAAAAAATCAACCGGTATATCCGGATTCCATTCATTGTTACAATGATTTGGTTACACGAAAGGAAAATGACTGAATGACAGTTCCAACATTATTAGAAATAGCGTATAAAGCAGCAGATGACAAACGTGCAGAAGATATCATCGTATTAAATATGCAAGGTGTATCTTTAATTGCAGATTACTTTGTGATTTGTCATGCAAACTCTGACCGTCAAGTACAAGCAATTGCAAAAGAAATGGCAGACCAAGCAGGAGAAGCTGGATATGATGTAAAACGTCTAGAAGGCTATGACGCAGCTCGTTGGGTATTAGTCGATATGGGTGACGTTGTTGCACATGTATTCCACAAAGACGAACGTCAATTTTATAACTTAGAACGTTTATGGGGAGATGCACCAATTATCTCTGTAAACTTAGAAGCGTAATGTCTAGTTACAAAGAGTTTGCGCACGTTTATGATGCATTAATGACCGACATACCTTATGACAATTATGTTCATAAGGTTGTTTCATGTGTAGAAAATGTGAAAGGTAAATCTCTTTTAGATATTGGTTGTGGAACCGGAGTCCTGTCTGCAAAATTTGCAGAACAGGGTTTTCTTG comes from the Paenisporosarcina antarctica genome and includes:
- the yqeK gene encoding bis(5'-nucleosyl)-tetraphosphatase (symmetrical) YqeK, with the protein product MNRDDLLNAIRTRMPEKRYVHTLGVMETAIGLAKVYGESEKAAELAAILHDVVKFADRDWMKQTMIEQQMEPTLLTFHHELWHAPVGAFLAQQEFGVTNQDVLNAICYHTTGRKYMSKLEKIIYCADMIEPNRKFSGVDELRQQADQGLELLMKACVKHSIQFLIKKNQPVYPDSIHCYNDLVTRKEND
- the rsfS gene encoding ribosome silencing factor, translating into MTVPTLLEIAYKAADDKRAEDIIVLNMQGVSLIADYFVICHANSDRQVQAIAKEMADQAGEAGYDVKRLEGYDAARWVLVDMGDVVAHVFHKDERQFYNLERLWGDAPIISVNLEA